A single region of the Plantactinospora soyae genome encodes:
- a CDS encoding glycosyltransferase family 4 protein, which translates to MSPNAEVINFPAAHPQRVLILSWEYPPVLVGGLGRHVHALATALAAAGHQVTVVTRHAEGVPVEAYVDGVHVLRAPEDPVGFPLATPSLLAWTMAFNHTLTRTALRATRNQRYDVIHAHDWLVAHTAINLADHLDIPLVTTIHATEAGRHQGWLPDEMNRTIHSVEHWLSHASHRVITCSSYMRDQVAALFGLAAGQLDVVPNGVDDRAWSAQPRAVAAARKRFAGAGPLIGFAGRLVYEKGVQHLVRAVPRLRERHPELRVVIAGDGPYRSELQDQARGLGLDRSVRFAGFMTERQLPALLAATDATVVPSLYEPFGMVALEAAAAGAPLAVAATGGLAEIVEAGVTGVTFPHSDPDALAGAVDSLLGDEVFARRVARRARTMVSERYGWASIAARTAAVYASAAGRTRSGGATAGGVSPRIVVPEGNLLALGGAAC; encoded by the coding sequence ATGTCACCGAACGCCGAGGTCATCAACTTCCCCGCGGCCCACCCGCAACGCGTACTGATCCTCTCCTGGGAGTACCCGCCGGTGCTGGTCGGCGGGCTGGGTCGGCACGTACACGCCCTGGCCACCGCACTGGCCGCCGCCGGGCACCAGGTGACGGTGGTGACCCGGCACGCCGAGGGCGTCCCGGTGGAGGCGTACGTCGACGGGGTGCACGTGCTGCGTGCCCCCGAGGACCCGGTCGGGTTCCCGCTGGCCACCCCGAGCCTGCTGGCCTGGACCATGGCCTTCAACCACACCCTCACCCGGACCGCCCTGCGGGCCACCCGCAACCAGCGGTACGACGTGATCCACGCCCACGACTGGCTGGTCGCGCACACCGCGATCAACCTCGCCGACCACCTGGACATCCCGCTGGTGACCACGATCCACGCCACCGAGGCGGGCCGGCACCAGGGCTGGCTGCCCGACGAGATGAACCGGACCATCCACTCGGTCGAGCACTGGCTCAGCCACGCCTCGCACCGGGTCATCACCTGCTCCAGCTACATGCGGGACCAGGTGGCGGCCCTGTTCGGGCTCGCCGCCGGGCAGCTCGACGTGGTCCCGAACGGGGTCGACGACCGGGCCTGGTCGGCGCAGCCCCGGGCGGTCGCCGCCGCCCGTAAGCGGTTCGCCGGGGCCGGGCCGCTGATCGGCTTCGCCGGCCGGCTCGTCTACGAGAAGGGCGTGCAGCACCTGGTCCGTGCCGTACCCCGGCTGCGGGAGCGGCATCCCGAGCTGCGGGTGGTGATTGCCGGGGACGGGCCGTACCGGTCGGAGTTGCAGGACCAGGCCCGGGGGCTCGGGCTGGACCGCAGCGTCAGGTTCGCCGGGTTCATGACCGAGCGCCAGTTGCCGGCGCTGCTCGCCGCCACCGACGCCACGGTGGTACCGAGCCTCTACGAGCCGTTCGGGATGGTCGCCCTGGAGGCGGCCGCCGCCGGGGCACCGCTCGCGGTCGCCGCCACCGGCGGGCTCGCCGAGATCGTCGAGGCCGGGGTCACCGGGGTGACGTTCCCGCACAGCGATCCGGACGCGCTGGCCGGCGCCGTCGACTCGCTGCTCGGCGACGAGGTCTTCGCGCGTCGGGTCGCCCGCCGGGCCCGCACCATGGTCTCCGAGCGGTACGGCTGGGCGAGCATCGCCGCCCGCACCGCGGCGGTGTACGCCAGCGCGGCCGGGCGTACCCGGTCCGGCGGGGCTACGGCGGGCGGCGTCTCGCCGCGGATCGTCGTACCCGAGGGGAACCTGCTGGCCCTCGGCGGCGCCGCCTGCTGA
- a CDS encoding metal-dependent hydrolase → MMGPSHALSGAAVWLAGSWALDQFAGYEQSPLAIAVGTAVCAGGALFPDLDMSGKVTKNQGGATVARTFGVVSLFFAEVMEKISLGVYHATKLSKDPHRNNGHRTLTHTLPFTALVGWGTTALCTAYGKWAVIGILFFMIGLALRGLFDEWAKRAGWVIVTIVSLAAAYFTFLHLPDDRGYPMLGLAVGVGCFVHIMGDFITSAGVPILWPIPIKRRMWLMIGIPNKIAVKVGGKVETVVLRGVFTVVSVLATAGLLAPSVLRRFNIEI, encoded by the coding sequence ATGATGGGGCCATCCCATGCATTGTCCGGTGCTGCGGTCTGGTTGGCCGGGTCCTGGGCGCTGGACCAGTTCGCCGGTTACGAGCAGTCGCCACTGGCGATCGCGGTCGGTACGGCGGTCTGCGCGGGCGGGGCGCTCTTCCCCGACCTCGACATGTCCGGCAAGGTCACCAAGAACCAGGGTGGTGCCACCGTCGCCCGCACCTTCGGTGTGGTGTCGCTGTTCTTCGCCGAGGTGATGGAGAAGATCTCCCTCGGCGTCTACCACGCCACGAAGCTCAGCAAGGATCCGCACCGCAACAACGGCCACCGCACCCTGACCCACACCCTGCCGTTCACCGCGCTGGTCGGCTGGGGAACCACCGCCCTCTGCACCGCGTACGGCAAGTGGGCGGTGATCGGCATCCTCTTCTTCATGATCGGGTTGGCGCTGCGCGGCCTGTTCGACGAGTGGGCGAAGCGGGCCGGCTGGGTGATCGTCACCATCGTCTCGCTGGCGGCGGCCTACTTCACCTTCCTGCACCTGCCGGACGACCGGGGCTATCCGATGCTGGGCCTGGCGGTCGGCGTCGGCTGTTTCGTGCACATCATGGGCGACTTCATCACCAGCGCCGGTGTGCCGATCCTCTGGCCGATCCCGATCAAGCGTCGAATGTGGTTGATGATCGGCATACCGAACAAGATCGCCGTCAAGGTCGGCGGCAAGGTGGAGACGGTCGTGCTGCGCGGCGTCTTCACCGTGGTCTCCGTGCTCGCCACGGCCGGCCTGCTGGCGCCGTCGGTGCTCCGCAGGTTCAACATCGAGATCTGA
- a CDS encoding protein kinase domain-containing protein yields MQQVRIADRYLLLDTVGSGGMGRVWLARDEMLHRSVAIKQVVPPNWMTPEERQELRARTLREARTAARLNHPNVVRIYDVVHADECPWIVMEYVPSRSVQQVLDADGPLTPLRTAELGLAVLAALRAAHRGGVLHRDVKPHNVLIADDGRVVLTDFGLATVDGGDGALTRDGVVLGSPQYVSPERAASGSSTVESDLWSLGATLYAAVEGRSPYRRPTTMATLTALAVAPPDPPKRAGPLRPVLAGLLRRDPRQRLTADEVERLLRRITEPPPRSGRDPLAVARSLARRSPVSPEADQPGPDDPAGTEPDRRQQPRQRRPPNQRPQPEQRAQPNQRLRPNQPLAPHRDDEPDQRRAADPPGAAEQYGGTDQPGSVDRRGAAARHPGPYRPGDRDGPGGPDPNGRPDDPGPPVELWEPSSGGRRRGRHPWWVLATAGVLAVLTGLGTGLVLWNQRGEPATPDASGTHRSTTRVPAAFPCAPPPEESSTVTAAPHPPEERFGLVKNWTWYTDPSGFRIAVPIGWRRYADGPVVCFREPVAGTARTLSIDPTTPATRNAEAYWLAEERRLLGRGALTGYEQVAIGPLDLGAGGATWECRWTNALGDRVQTARMLINTSSRRAYTVSWLTREFDWGVNQSYLRMLQTSFRPAT; encoded by the coding sequence GTGCAGCAGGTACGGATCGCGGATCGTTACCTGCTGCTGGATACCGTCGGCAGCGGCGGGATGGGGCGGGTCTGGCTGGCCCGGGACGAGATGCTGCACCGCTCCGTCGCGATAAAGCAGGTCGTCCCGCCGAACTGGATGACGCCGGAGGAACGCCAGGAACTTCGGGCCCGGACCCTGCGGGAGGCCCGGACCGCGGCCCGGCTGAACCACCCCAACGTGGTACGGATCTACGACGTCGTGCACGCCGACGAGTGCCCCTGGATCGTGATGGAGTACGTCCCGTCCCGCTCGGTGCAACAGGTGCTCGACGCGGACGGCCCCCTCACCCCGCTGCGGACCGCCGAGCTGGGCCTGGCCGTACTGGCCGCGCTGCGGGCCGCGCACCGGGGCGGGGTGTTGCACCGGGACGTCAAGCCGCACAACGTGCTGATCGCCGACGACGGGCGGGTGGTACTCACCGACTTCGGTCTGGCCACCGTGGACGGCGGTGACGGGGCGCTGACCCGGGACGGCGTCGTGCTCGGCTCGCCGCAGTACGTCTCCCCGGAACGGGCCGCGAGCGGCTCGTCCACGGTCGAGTCCGACCTCTGGTCGCTGGGCGCCACCCTGTACGCCGCAGTGGAGGGCCGGTCGCCGTACCGCCGGCCGACCACGATGGCCACCCTGACCGCGCTCGCGGTGGCGCCACCGGACCCGCCGAAACGGGCCGGTCCACTCCGGCCGGTACTGGCCGGGCTGCTCCGCCGGGATCCCCGGCAGCGGCTGACCGCCGACGAGGTCGAGCGGCTGCTGCGCCGGATCACCGAACCGCCGCCGCGGTCCGGGCGAGATCCGCTTGCCGTGGCCCGTAGCCTCGCCCGCCGCTCGCCGGTCAGCCCGGAGGCCGATCAGCCCGGTCCGGACGATCCGGCCGGCACGGAGCCGGACCGGCGGCAGCAGCCGAGGCAGCGCCGGCCGCCCAACCAACGCCCGCAGCCCGAGCAGCGGGCACAGCCGAACCAACGACTCCGGCCGAACCAGCCGCTCGCACCCCATCGCGACGACGAGCCGGACCAGCGGCGGGCTGCCGACCCGCCCGGAGCGGCCGAGCAGTACGGGGGGACCGATCAGCCCGGGTCAGTCGATCGGCGCGGTGCCGCGGCCCGGCACCCCGGCCCGTACCGGCCCGGTGACCGGGACGGGCCCGGTGGACCGGACCCGAATGGCCGGCCGGACGATCCCGGCCCACCAGTCGAGCTGTGGGAGCCGTCCTCCGGCGGGCGTCGGCGCGGCCGGCACCCCTGGTGGGTACTGGCGACGGCCGGGGTCCTCGCCGTGCTGACCGGGCTCGGCACCGGGCTGGTGCTCTGGAACCAGCGCGGCGAACCGGCCACACCCGACGCCTCCGGAACCCATCGGTCGACGACGCGGGTGCCGGCCGCGTTCCCGTGCGCTCCGCCGCCGGAGGAGAGCAGCACGGTGACCGCCGCGCCGCATCCGCCCGAGGAGCGCTTCGGACTCGTCAAGAACTGGACCTGGTACACCGATCCGTCCGGCTTCCGGATCGCCGTACCGATCGGTTGGCGCCGGTACGCCGACGGACCGGTCGTCTGCTTCCGGGAGCCGGTGGCCGGTACCGCCCGGACGCTGAGCATCGACCCGACCACTCCGGCGACCCGGAACGCGGAGGCGTACTGGCTCGCGGAGGAGCGGCGGCTGCTCGGGCGCGGCGCGTTGACCGGTTACGAACAGGTCGCCATCGGACCGCTGGACCTGGGAGCCGGCGGCGCGACCTGGGAGTGTCGCTGGACCAACGCCCTCGGTGACCGGGTGCAGACCGCCCGAATGCTGATCAACACGTCTTCCCGCCGGGCGTACACGGTGTCCTGGTTGACCCGGGAGTTCGACTGGGGAGTCAACCAGAGCTATCTGCGGATGTTGCAGACCAGTTTCCGACCGGCCACCTGA